One part of the Neodiprion virginianus isolate iyNeoVirg1 chromosome 3, iyNeoVirg1.1, whole genome shotgun sequence genome encodes these proteins:
- the LOC124299471 gene encoding uncharacterized protein LOC124299471, with amino-acid sequence MRERNLTVSIWICWIILRVCADVGYGKETGHNNTWREWNFSPPQRTCVKLKFDSQSSSANLNQNNQCDYEPKSSEPPSWLQHQQSTQYPDFAGFSGIDWNVTSPRENFNLTLLAKPHVKNKKECPCDPTKDINLLQNTPKAEDSSLSIKKGVPANGTFIDIFTGCYYFVMTNREEKSWLWGPYFYNTTYPLYDTTLKCHFENISRSAALTSRALPFHMTIRTTCLQLNLELWEIDKEKFATESDLNAITSPATQICHVCMNDKKELKKPICEKSDTNLSLSWPLDHENLTNGAWSIKVEWEGLKQGDVRYFAQFSQTVIQKQCSNLWLKVGQWRNYALIGRFYLTHFEKPGKPKDEWNLDELSLISVGVLLAVILLFWMIKFFRIQRGRSHTVNDVPFNTISPLLYKEKPNRILIIYTKGPDSFMEEMRSFRDNLKERCGCSVYDLQSDDDNDLNVEFGSNEWIDRLLKHGCRVIWVDTPQFRSLVENDKSYVEQDEDYMVDFRDTSIPFALATSKTLYQDPITQYRDHFIVRWNGFEVPDGPDDPLAVISPHTRFRLPEHFDELCLHLKP; translated from the exons ATGAGGGAGAGAAATTTGACTGTTTCCATCTGGATTTGTTGGATAATTCTCCGTGTGTGCGCTGATGTAGGGTATGGCAAGGAAACTGGACataataat ACTTGGCGAGAGTGGAACTTCAGTCCGCCACAGCGTACGTGTGTAAAGCTTAAATTCGACAGTCAGTCCAGTTCGGCAAATTTGAACCAAAATAATCAGTGTGACTATGAACCCAAGTCGTCTGAGCCACCCAGTTGGCTTCAACACCAACAGTCTACACAATATCCAGATTTTGCTGGTTTTAGCG GAATTGATTGGAATGTAACAAGTCCacgagaaaatttcaatcttaCTCTACTAGCGAAACCACATGTGAAGAATAAGAAGGAATGTCCTTGTGACCCTACAAAAGATATTAATCTGCTCCAAAATACGCCTAAAGCAGAGGATTCATCATTGTCTATAAAA aaaGGTGTGCCTGCTAATGGTACATTTATTGACATATTTACTGGCTGTTATTATTTTGTCATGACaaatagagaagaaaaaagttggtTGTGGGGtccatatttttacaataCCACATATCCTCTCTATGATACAACCTTGAAAtgccattttgaaaatatttcgcgaTCGGCTGCTTTAAC GAGTCGAGCGTTACCTTTTCATATGACCATACGAACAACCTGTTTGCAATTGAATCTTGAGTTGTGGGAAATTGATAAAGAAAAGTTCGCAACTGAAAGTGATTTGAATGCCATCACATCACCGGCAACACAGATCTGCCATGTGTGCATG AATgacaaaaaagaattgaaaaaaccAATATGCGAGAAAAGTGACACAAACCTTAGTCTTTCATGGCCA TTGGACCATGAGAATCTAACGAATGGTGCCTGGAGCATTAAGGTCGAATGGGAAGGACTGAAACAAGGTGATGTCCGTTACTTTGCCCAATTCTCACAAACCGTGATACAAAAACAATGTAGCAATCTATGGCTTAAGGTGGGACAATGGAGGAATTATGCCCTGATTGGGAGGTTCTATCTAA CTCATTTTGAGAAGCCTGGAAAGCCTAAAGATGAATGGAATCTTGACGAGCTTTCATTAATTTCAGTTGGCGTTCTCTTGGCAGTAATATTGCTCTTTTggatgattaaatttttcagaatccAACGTGGAAGAAGCCATACGGTGAATGATGTACCCTTCAACACAATAAGTCCGTTACTGTACAAAGAAAAGCCCAacagaattttaataatttacacAAAGGGTCCGGATTCGTTCATGGAAGAAATGAGATCTTTCAGAGAtaatttaaaagaaagatGCGGTTGTTCG GTTTATGACTTGCAATCAGATGACGACAATGATCTGAATGTTGAATTTGGTTCTAATGAATGGATTGACCGCTTACTAAAACATGGCTGTAGGGTCATTTGGGTTGATACTCCACAGTTCCGTTCGCTCGTGGAAAATGATAAGTCGTATGTAGAGCAAGACGAGGACTATATGGTTGACTTTCGTGATACTTCAATACCATTTGCTCTTGCTACATCCAAAACTTTATATCAGGACCCAATCACACAATATCGAGACCACTTTATTGTCCG ATGGAATGGTTTCGAAGTGCCTGATGGACCTGATGACCCACTTGCCGTGATCTCGCCGCATACGCGTTTTCGGTTACCTGAGCATTTTGATGAATTGTGTTTACATCT GAAGCCGTGA